A single window of Gossypium hirsutum isolate 1008001.06 chromosome A10, Gossypium_hirsutum_v2.1, whole genome shotgun sequence DNA harbors:
- the LOC121207641 gene encoding protein ELC-like: MVPPPSTPSLDSQQIQQFLSSVLSQRGPSSLPYTEDSKWLIRQHLLSLTSRYPSLQPKTATFTHNDGRSVNLLQADGTIPMPYQGVTYNIPIIIWLIESYPRYPPVVYVNPTRDMIIKRPHPHVSPSGLVSIPYLQNWIYPSSNLVDLVINLGSAFSHDPPLYSQRRSNPNPNPPNYGQQQQPPPLRVAAAGYPPSPYGRAQPSQTEDAAEVYKRNAVNKLVEMVHGDIIKMRKEREAEMEGLFSAQGVLRKREEEVNKGLKEMQDEKEALEQQLQVVLMSTDVLAGWVRENEGKIKNLGKNNDSVDVDEVFHCADVLSKQMLDCTAADLAIEDVVYSLDKALQEGAVPFDQYLRNVRLLSREQFFHKATAAKVRAAQMQAQVASMAARAPHSHYAP, translated from the coding sequence ATGGTTCCACCGCCGTCTACGCCGTCGCTTGACTCCCAACAAATCCAACAATTCCTCTCCTCCGTCCTCTCCCAACGCGGCCCTTCTTCCCTCCCTTACACCGAAGACTCCAAATGGTTGATCCGCCAACACCTCCTTTCCCTCACCTCCCGCTACCCTTCCCTCCAACCCAAAACCGCCACTTTTACCCACAACGATGGCCGCTCCGTCAACCTCCTCCAAGCCGACGGTACCATCCCCATGCCTTACCAAGGCGTCACTTACAACATCCCCATCATAATCTGGCTCATCGAATCTTACCCTCGTTACCCTCCCGTTGTCTACGTGAATCCCACGCGCGACATGATCATCAAACGCCCCCATCCCCACGTTTCTCCCTCGGGGTTAGTTTCGATCCCTTATTTGCAGAATTGGATTTACCCAAGCTCTAATCTTGTTGATTTGGTCATTAATTTAGGCTCTGCTTTTTCTCATGATCCCCCGCTTTATTCCCAACGTCGCTCCAATCCTAACCCTAACCCGCCTAATTACGGGCAGCAGCAGCAGCCACCGCCACTGAGGGTTGCTGCCGCGGGTTATCCGCCTTCGCCTTATGGCAGGGCACAGCCATCTCAGACGGAGGATGCTGCGGAGGTTTACAAGAGGAATGCGGTGAATAAGTTGGTGGAGATGGTTCATGGAGATATAATTAAGATGAGAAAAGAAAGGGAAGCTGAAATGGAAGGGTTGTTTTCAGCTCAAGGAGTGTTGAGAAAGCGAGAGGAAGAGGTCAACAAAGGGTTGAAAGAAATGCAAGATGAAAAGGAAGCTTTGGAACAGCAGTTGCAGGTTGTTTTGATGAGCACCGATGTTTTGGCTGGTTGGGTTAGAGAGAACGAAGGGAAAATCAAGAACCTGGGGAAGAACAATGACAGTGTCGACGTCGACGAGGTGTTTCATTGTGCCGATGTGCTATCCAAGCAAATGTTGGATTGCACGGCTGCGGATTTAGCCATCGAGGACGTCGTTTATTCGTTGGATAAAGCCCTGCAAGAAGGGGCGGTGCCATTTGATCAGTATTTGAGGAATGTGAGGTTGTTGTCAAGGGAACAGTTCTTTCATAAGGCTACTGCTGCCAAAGTTAGGGCAGCTCAAATGCAGGCTCAGGTTGCTAGTATGGCTGCACGAGCACCGCATTCACATTACGCCCCATGA
- the LOC107944749 gene encoding uncharacterized protein: protein MEHYDMQAPRRGEMKHKGRNVVWSVAMDKCLIEALAIQAKNGNKIDKCFNENAYTAACIAVNSRFDLNLNNQKVVNRLKTIKKRYKVMRDMLSQEGFRWNPNTKMIECDSEDLWKSYVAAHPDAKGFRRKPIEMYDELKIVCGNYQAPSRWAKMKDGSHPVAYKNFEEDSASFVSPSSDDLSDTDGTQSYTGPPEYMQDVSQEPPPMEPLRQLPKRPRGSDSLQEAVLAVASSIRRLADAIEQSKTTINATELLDAVMEIDGLEEAKQMYAFEYLNADPIKARAFMTYNVRMRKTYLFRQFWWWK from the exons ATGGAGCACTACGACATGCAGGCGCCTAGAAGGGGAGAGATGAAGCATAAAGGAAGAAATGTAGTTTGGTCGGTTGCAATGGACAAGTGTCTCATTGAAGCTCTGGCCATTCAGGCTAAAAACGGGAATAAAATCGACAAATGTTTCAACGAGAATGCTTATACTGCTGCTTGTATTGCCGTGAATTCTCGTTTTGATCTGAACTTGAACAATCAAAAAGTTGTTAACCGCCTTAAGACAATTAAGAAAAGGTACAAAGTAATGAGGGATATGCTAAGTCAAGAAGGATTTCGGTGGAATCCGAATACGAAGATGATCGAATGTGACAGTGAAGATCTTTGGAAAAGCTATGTTGCG GCACATCCTGATGCAAAAGGGTTCCGAAGAAAACCAATCGAGATGTATGATGAACTAAAGATTGTTTGCGGAAATTACCAAGCACCTAGTCGTTGGGCAAAGATGAAGGACGGAAGTCATCCGGTTGCTTATAAAAATTTCGAAGAAGATTCTGCTTCTTTTGTATCACCAAGTTCAGATGACCTAAGTGATACCGATGGAACACAGTCGTATACTGGGCCACCGGAGTATATGCAAGATGTTAGTCAAGAACCTCCTCCAATGGAGCCTCTCAGACAACTTCCAAAGCGGCCGCGTGGCTCGGATTCTCTTCAAGAGGCAGTGCTGGCAGTGGCATCCAGCATTCGGCGGTTGGCCGATGCAATCGAGCAGAGTAAAACTACAATAAATGCCACAGAATTGCTAGACGCTGTTATGGAGATCGATGGTCTGGAAGAAGCTAAACAGATGTATGCATTCGAGTATTTGAACGCTGACCCTATCAAAGCGAGAGCATTCATGACTTACAATGTTCGGATGAGGAAAACGTATTTGTTTAGGCAGTTTTGGTGGTGGAAATGA
- the LOC121208088 gene encoding uncharacterized protein: MLMEDFLRSKEYWSVFEDRIQELEPRTSLTDAQKMEIDVQKLKDCKAKNHFFQAIDRPILQTLRGEFENLYIKPGETISDYFSKTMTIVNRMRTHGEQLGDVAIIEKSLRSLLPKYNFIVCSIEESKDLDVFSIDELENSLMILESKFILQENEEQALQALSTQKDSGHGNNKWKGRSTDERRNVWDHRIPDRKPKAIDKSQIKCFRCHKYGHYHSEYYPNLNGNSDEGRGQGHLRGNGRDRGREKVNFTAATDKEEEKEVTLLIMCDLNEETRKNLWYLGTSCSNHMCGDRSAFSELYKTFRTKFGDNSLVSIQGRGKVKIQTKFSSVQSISNVFYIPDLKTNLLSVGQLKKSAMR, encoded by the coding sequence ATGTTGATGGAAGATTTCTTAAGGTCAAAAGAATATTGGTCTGTCTTTGAGGATAGAATCCAAGAGCTGGAACCTAGAACCAGTTTGACAGATGCACAGAAGATGGAGATTGATGTACAAAAGCTAAAAGATTGCAAGGCCAAAAATCATTTTTTCCAAGCAATTGATCGTCCAATCCTTCAAACGTTACGAGGGGAATTTGAGAATTTGTACATAAAGCCAGGAGAGACTATTTCAGATTATTTCTCCAAAACAATGACAATCGTCAATAGGATGCGTACTCATGGAGAACAGCTTGGAGATGTTGCTATCATTGAAAAAAGTTTACGATCCTTATTGccgaaatataattttattgtcTGCTCAATTGAGGAATCAAAAGACCTCGATgttttttccattgatgagttagAGAACTCATTAATGATTCttgaatcaaaatttattttacagGAGAATGAGGAGCAAGCACTGCAAGCACTATCGACTCAAAAAGATTCTGGGCATGGTAACAACAAATGGAAGGGAAGAAGCACCGATGAGAGGAGAAATGTTTGGGATCATCGCATACCTGATAGGAAGCCAAAAGCTATAGACAAATCCCAGATTAAATGTTTTCGATGTCACAAGTATGGTCATTACCATAGTGAATACTATCCCAACCTGAATGGAAACAGTGACGAAGGTCGAGGTCAAGGCCATTTGAGAGGGAATGGTAGAGACCGTGGCAGAGAAAAGGTAAATTTTACAGCAGCAACTGATAAAGAGGAAGAGAAAGAAGTGACCCTATTAATAATGTGTGATTTGAATGAGGAGACTCGAAAGAATTTATGGTATCTTGGTACAAGTTGTAGCAATCATATGTGTGGAGACCGATCAGCGTTCTCTGAGCTCTATAAGACATTTCGAACAAAGTTTGGTGACAACTCTCTCGTTTCTATCCAAGGACGAGGAAAGGTAAAGATCCAAACAAAGTTCTCATCTGTCCAAAGTATTTCTAATGTTTTCTATATTCCGGATCTAAAGACAAATTTACTTAGTGTGGGTCAACTCAAGAAAAGCGCTATGAGGTGA